From one Anaerococcus prevotii DSM 20548 genomic stretch:
- the pgsA gene encoding CDP-diacylglycerol--glycerol-3-phosphate 3-phosphatidyltransferase, whose product MNLANKITLVRLFLIPVFVIIFMISGRDMNIAAIVFIIASLTDAVDGHIARSRNMITNFGKFTDPLVDKVLTMAAFLVLVEDNTIPAWPVIIIISRELIITGFRTLAADSGITIAASMWGKAKTTSQMISLVMLLLNVPSLNKAGIFVFYIAVILTVVSGVDYIVKNKKVLDLENI is encoded by the coding sequence ATGAATTTAGCTAACAAAATAACCCTTGTAAGACTCTTTTTAATCCCTGTTTTTGTCATAATCTTTATGATTAGTGGAAGGGATATGAATATAGCAGCTATTGTCTTTATCATAGCAAGTCTTACAGATGCAGTAGATGGTCATATAGCAAGAAGCAGAAACATGATAACAAACTTTGGTAAGTTTACCGATCCATTGGTAGATAAGGTCCTAACCATGGCAGCCTTCTTGGTACTAGTAGAAGATAATACAATACCTGCTTGGCCTGTTATAATAATAATCTCAAGAGAGCTTATAATCACAGGATTTAGGACTCTTGCGGCAGATTCTGGAATAACAATTGCGGCGAGCATGTGGGGCAAGGCTAAGACTACAAGCCAAATGATATCATTAGTAATGCTTTTACTAAATGTACCTAGCCTAAACAAAGCTGGAATTTTTGTCTTCTATATAGCAGTAATTCTCACGGTAGTGTCTGGAGTGGACTATATAGTTAAGAATAAAAAAGTCCTAGACTTGGAAAATATATAA
- the recA gene encoding recombinase RecA: MDKDKQKALDQAFKNIEKKYGKGAIMKMGEAPRVSVSAIPTGAVNLDIALGIGGIPRGRVVEIFGPESSGKTTLALHIVAEDQKQDQTCAFIDAEHALDAEYAENLGVDIDNLILSQPDTGEQGLDIAESLVRSGAVDLIVIDSVAALVPRAEIEGEMGDSHVGLQARLMSQALRRLTGVIAKSNTTVIFINQLREKVGVMFGSPETTPGGRALKFYSSVRLDIRRIKTITQGDNSIGSRTRVKVVKNKVAPPFKVVEFDIMYGKGISKSGVLLDTAVDMDIVDKAGSWFSYKDEKLGQGRENVKDLLEENPELMAQIDAEVRKSIIQAQEDGEENTEEDKKEEEKK, translated from the coding sequence ATGGATAAAGATAAGCAAAAGGCCTTAGACCAGGCTTTTAAAAATATAGAGAAAAAATACGGTAAGGGAGCTATAATGAAGATGGGTGAAGCTCCTAGAGTTTCAGTATCTGCTATTCCAACTGGAGCAGTCAATCTCGATATAGCTTTAGGTATCGGCGGAATTCCTAGAGGAAGAGTAGTTGAAATTTTTGGACCTGAATCATCCGGTAAGACAACCCTTGCCCTTCATATAGTTGCAGAAGATCAAAAGCAAGATCAGACCTGTGCTTTTATCGATGCCGAGCACGCCCTAGATGCAGAATATGCAGAAAACTTGGGAGTTGATATAGATAACCTAATCCTCTCTCAACCAGATACTGGAGAGCAAGGTCTGGATATAGCTGAAAGTCTTGTAAGAAGTGGAGCGGTTGACCTAATAGTAATCGACTCAGTTGCAGCCCTTGTCCCTAGAGCAGAAATCGAAGGAGAGATGGGTGATAGCCACGTCGGTCTTCAAGCGAGACTTATGAGTCAAGCCCTTAGAAGACTAACCGGTGTAATTGCAAAATCAAACACAACAGTGATTTTTATCAACCAATTAAGAGAAAAAGTCGGAGTTATGTTTGGATCTCCTGAGACAACACCAGGTGGTCGTGCCCTTAAGTTCTACTCATCTGTAAGACTTGACATCAGAAGGATAAAGACAATAACCCAAGGAGATAATTCTATAGGATCAAGAACTAGGGTTAAGGTTGTCAAAAACAAGGTAGCTCCTCCATTCAAGGTAGTAGAATTTGATATCATGTATGGTAAGGGAATTTCTAAATCTGGAGTATTGCTCGATACGGCTGTAGATATGGACATAGTTGATAAGGCAGGATCTTGGTTTTCTTACAAGGACGAAAAGCTCGGCCAAGGTAGGGAGAATGTCAAAGACCTCTTAGAAGAAAATCCAGAACTTATGGCCCAAATCGATGCAGAGGTTAGAAAAAGCATAATCCAAGCCCAAGAGGATGGAGAGGAAAATACAGAAGAAGACAAAAAAGAAGAAGAAAAGAAATAA
- a CDS encoding DNA polymerase IV, producing the protein MNYIFHVDCDAFYASCEELRNPKMKNHPLAVGGLSNKSILTTANYKAREFGLHSAMPVFIAKELCPNLILLPVDHKYYRKKSKEVFSLVKEYAKLMEQVSVDEAYLLVETDSPKKLARKLQEEVLRKTGIGISIGISYNKFLAKLASDWQKPHGITQIRKEDLDYFLPNISVNKVHGIGKKTSERLNKIGIYKVEDLLKLDYEYLIDNFGKQGAYIYHVIRGVDDRKINPSRVRKSIGKERTFAQNTNDMAILTSYLKNLSELIEDEMDIKNIQGKTVNLKIKDAKFKNHTRSITLQEPIYRAKDIYNEALSLLEDLHKGEMLRLIGISLSNLQERKLNQLSFLD; encoded by the coding sequence ATGAACTACATATTCCATGTCGATTGTGATGCTTTTTATGCATCATGCGAAGAATTAAGAAATCCAAAAATGAAAAATCATCCCCTAGCTGTTGGAGGTTTGTCAAACAAATCAATCCTTACTACTGCCAACTATAAGGCAAGAGAATTTGGCCTACATTCAGCTATGCCTGTCTTTATAGCGAAAGAACTTTGTCCAAATCTTATTCTTCTTCCTGTAGATCATAAATACTACAGAAAAAAATCCAAGGAAGTATTTTCTCTTGTAAAAGAATATGCTAAGCTAATGGAGCAAGTCTCTGTTGATGAGGCCTATCTACTAGTAGAAACAGATTCTCCCAAAAAACTCGCTAGAAAGCTTCAAGAAGAAGTCCTAAGGAAAACTGGCATAGGGATCTCTATCGGTATATCCTACAACAAATTTCTAGCAAAGCTTGCAAGCGATTGGCAAAAGCCCCATGGGATAACTCAAATTAGAAAAGAAGACTTAGATTACTTCTTACCTAATATTTCTGTAAATAAGGTCCACGGCATAGGTAAAAAAACTAGCGAGAGATTAAATAAAATAGGCATCTATAAGGTAGAGGACCTCCTTAAACTTGACTACGAATACCTCATCGATAATTTTGGCAAGCAAGGAGCCTATATCTATCATGTCATAAGGGGAGTTGATGATAGGAAGATTAATCCTTCTAGGGTTAGAAAAAGTATAGGAAAGGAGAGGACCTTTGCTCAAAACACCAATGATATGGCAATTCTCACTTCCTATCTAAAAAACTTATCTGAGCTTATAGAAGATGAGATGGATATCAAAAATATTCAAGGAAAAACCGTAAATTTAAAAATAAAAGATGCCAAATTCAAAAATCACACTAGGTCTATTACTCTCCAAGAGCCAATTTATAGGGCAAAAGATATCTACAATGAAGCCCTAAGTCTCTTAGAAGACCTCCACAAGGGCGAGATGCTAAGGCTAATAGGAATATCTTTATCAAATCTTCAAGAAAGAAAACTAAATCAATTAAGTTTCCTAGACTAA
- a CDS encoding RNA-binding S4 domain-containing protein translates to MRIDKFLKNARVIKRRQVAKEACENGRVKINEKEAKPGSLVEEGDIVEVAFGKSNLKFRVLNLIDGAKKNDAFSMYEVIDE, encoded by the coding sequence ATGAGAATAGATAAATTTTTAAAAAATGCGAGAGTTATTAAAAGAAGACAAGTTGCTAAAGAGGCTTGTGAAAATGGCAGGGTTAAGATAAATGAAAAAGAAGCCAAGCCAGGAAGCCTTGTAGAAGAAGGAGACATAGTAGAAGTCGCCTTTGGCAAGAGCAATCTTAAATTTAGGGTCCTAAACTTGATTGACGGAGCCAAGAAGAACGATGCTTTTTCTATGTATGAGGTTATCGATGAGTAA
- a CDS encoding FtsB family cell division protein, translating to MSKKNSYLKQRRKKNQRFLLTILSILALSAGSFSLYNKAIEKEYAKVNKDIESLNKKKEDLQITIKSLKEDYDNRNTDEFKEKIARDRLDMVKKSEVVYEDDNNK from the coding sequence ATGAGTAAGAAGAATTCGTATCTTAAGCAAAGAAGAAAGAAAAACCAAAGATTTCTATTGACTATCCTATCAATCCTTGCTCTATCGGCGGGATCTTTTAGCCTATACAATAAGGCTATTGAAAAAGAATACGCCAAGGTAAATAAGGATATTGAATCTTTGAATAAGAAAAAAGAAGACTTGCAAATTACTATCAAGTCCTTGAAAGAAGATTACGACAATAGAAATACTGATGAGTTTAAGGAAAAGATTGCAAGAGATAGACTAGATATGGTTAAGAAATCTGAAGTGGTCTATGAAGATGACAATAATAAATAA
- the tilS gene encoding tRNA lysidine(34) synthetase TilS yields the protein MTIINKVRETIRANGLIEEGDTIIVGASGGPDSQFLIYALMELRKEMDFTIILAHLNHLHRKEANFDESLVEETAEKFALSFRKKAASMDAYAKKYGISSEDAGRRLRYEFFREIQKEYPKSKIAIAHNLDDQAETVLMRIIRGTGVEGLRAMDYRNGDIIRPILDIKKAMILDYLNSEQIPYAIDKTNFTTDYTRNKLRLDIIPKIEKINPNFKESLVKLSEIATDEISISDSYIKNIYEDIIIQRKIDFVSFDKEAFESQDKAIQSRLIRCAIGEIKKEIRDISKENIDNFLSLVDLANGKSIIKDDLVFLKSYKFYKMSLRKEDSQKKTGELTINIGEELSFGGKRIKISSVSDFQKKHGKNIEYFDMDKLTFPLSVRFRKNGDKFKPIGLGHRKKIKDFFIDMKVDKEKREKIPLILSENDIIWVTSFRSSEDYKLDPSTKNIIKIEVYDED from the coding sequence ATGACAATAATAAATAAAGTTAGAGAAACTATAAGAGCAAATGGGCTTATAGAAGAAGGCGATACCATAATAGTCGGAGCAAGCGGAGGTCCCGACAGTCAGTTTCTTATCTATGCTTTGATGGAGCTTAGAAAGGAAATGGATTTTACAATTATCCTTGCCCATCTAAACCACCTCCATAGGAAGGAAGCGAATTTTGATGAGAGCCTAGTCGAGGAGACTGCAGAGAAATTTGCCTTAAGCTTTAGGAAGAAAGCAGCGAGTATGGATGCTTACGCCAAGAAATATGGCATATCTTCTGAAGATGCTGGAAGAAGGCTAAGGTATGAGTTTTTTAGAGAAATCCAGAAGGAATATCCCAAGTCAAAAATTGCTATCGCCCACAACCTAGATGATCAGGCAGAGACTGTCCTTATGAGGATTATTCGAGGAACTGGAGTAGAAGGTCTTAGGGCTATGGATTATAGGAATGGGGATATAATAAGGCCCATCCTAGATATTAAAAAAGCTATGATCTTAGATTATTTGAATAGTGAACAAATACCCTATGCAATTGATAAGACAAATTTCACGACAGATTATACGAGAAATAAGCTTAGACTTGATATAATCCCCAAAATTGAAAAGATTAATCCAAACTTTAAGGAAAGCCTAGTCAAGCTTTCTGAGATTGCGACTGATGAGATTTCTATTAGCGATTCCTATATAAAAAATATTTATGAAGATATTATTATTCAAAGAAAAATAGATTTTGTAAGCTTTGACAAAGAGGCTTTCGAAAGTCAGGATAAGGCTATCCAATCAAGGCTTATAAGATGCGCCATAGGAGAGATTAAAAAGGAAATTAGAGATATATCCAAGGAAAATATCGATAATTTTTTAAGTCTAGTTGACCTTGCTAATGGGAAATCTATTATAAAAGATGACTTAGTTTTTCTTAAGTCCTATAAGTTTTATAAGATGAGCTTAAGAAAGGAAGATTCACAAAAGAAAACTGGGGAACTTACTATTAATATAGGCGAGGAACTTAGTTTTGGAGGAAAAAGAATCAAGATAAGTTCTGTATCTGATTTTCAGAAAAAACATGGGAAGAATATCGAATATTTCGACATGGACAAATTAACTTTTCCTCTAAGTGTAAGATTTAGGAAAAACGGAGATAAGTTTAAGCCAATAGGCTTGGGCCATAGGAAAAAGATCAAAGATTTTTTTATTGACATGAAGGTAGATAAGGAAAAAAGAGAAAAAATCCCCCTTATTTTATCAGAAAATGATATAATATGGGTGACATCTTTTAGAAGCTCGGAGGATTACAAGCTAGATCCTTCTACAAAAAATATTATAAAGATAGAGGTATATGATGAAGACTGA
- the hpt gene encoding hypoxanthine phosphoribosyltransferase: MKTDYSDIIERVLIDEESLKLKIKQLAKTINTYYEDKDTLILVGILKGSVMFMAELAKSLNIDLQMDFMVVSSYAENTYSSGNVKILKDLDIDIKDKEVLIVEDIIDTGYTLKKTKENLINREAKDVKIVTLLDKPERREVEIKPDWSGFKIPNEFVVGFGLDFDQMYRNLPYIGVVKRSFYENIEDAK, from the coding sequence ATGAAGACTGACTACAGTGACATAATTGAAAGAGTATTGATTGATGAGGAAAGTTTGAAGCTAAAAATAAAACAATTAGCTAAAACCATCAACACTTACTATGAGGATAAGGATACATTAATCCTCGTAGGAATCCTCAAGGGTTCGGTGATGTTTATGGCTGAGCTTGCCAAAAGCTTAAATATCGACCTTCAGATGGACTTTATGGTTGTTTCTTCTTATGCGGAAAACACCTATTCAAGTGGTAATGTCAAAATTCTTAAGGACCTCGATATTGATATCAAAGACAAGGAAGTTCTAATAGTCGAAGATATTATAGATACTGGCTATACCTTAAAGAAGACCAAGGAAAATCTAATAAATAGAGAAGCAAAAGACGTAAAAATTGTAACCTTACTCGATAAACCTGAAAGAAGAGAAGTAGAAATTAAACCTGATTGGTCAGGCTTTAAGATACCAAATGAGTTTGTTGTAGGCTTTGGTCTTGACTTCGATCAAATGTACAGGAACTTACCATATATTGGCGTTGTCAAAAGATCATTTTATGAAAATATAGAAGATGCTAAATAG
- a CDS encoding DUF986 family protein, which yields MRNLDSMIILMYGAIVVFFLYRIYKQVKDKKKLEGEISTFKRPSSSFEMILFSVLVVTGAVNLYAGYQQGNKQSMLTALVMIALAIVFMISTRAKLSLAENGILANSNFRTYKEIKKWGFDTDNADLIMVVKDSKGESRESTKVRKEDIEEINRLIRKYKLGK from the coding sequence ATGAGGAATTTAGATTCGATGATTATACTTATGTATGGGGCAATAGTAGTATTTTTCCTATACAGAATTTACAAACAAGTAAAAGATAAGAAAAAGCTTGAAGGAGAAATATCAACATTTAAGAGACCTTCATCTAGCTTTGAGATGATTCTTTTTTCAGTATTAGTTGTAACTGGAGCTGTAAATCTATACGCAGGCTACCAACAGGGAAATAAACAGAGTATGCTCACAGCTCTTGTTATGATTGCTCTTGCCATTGTATTTATGATATCAACAAGGGCCAAACTTAGCCTTGCAGAAAACGGCATCCTTGCTAATTCTAACTTTAGAACCTACAAGGAAATTAAAAAATGGGGTTTTGATACAGACAATGCAGACCTTATTATGGTTGTCAAAGATAGTAAGGGTGAGAGTCGTGAATCAACTAAGGTTAGAAAAGAAGATATAGAAGAAATCAATAGACTAATTAGAAAATATAAGTTAGGCAAGTAA
- a CDS encoding type III pantothenate kinase produces the protein MLLVIDIGNTNTVIGVYEKENLKSKFRVATDLKKTSDELVATLFNMLAIKKISVEDIEDTIMSCVVPDVMYNWQSANRKLFDREAIVVDSDTPTFLTIEYENPREVGADRIVDAVAAFSKYGGPTIVVDMGTAITFDVITEDRKYLGGSIAPGIRIAQDGLFGSTAKLPKIELMEPESAIGKNTSESINAGIIFGYIGMIDNIISILEEEMADKYDIDESDITVVATGGFSELISASSKFIEIIEPDLMLEGLRLIYERNKNL, from the coding sequence ATGTTATTAGTAATTGATATCGGAAACACTAATACGGTTATAGGTGTTTACGAGAAAGAAAATTTGAAATCAAAATTTAGAGTGGCGACCGACCTCAAAAAGACAAGTGATGAATTGGTTGCTACTTTATTTAATATGCTAGCAATTAAGAAAATTAGTGTAGAAGACATCGAAGATACAATCATGAGCTGTGTCGTACCAGACGTTATGTATAACTGGCAATCTGCTAATAGGAAGCTCTTTGATAGGGAAGCCATAGTGGTAGATTCTGACACGCCAACCTTTCTTACGATTGAGTACGAAAATCCTAGGGAAGTTGGAGCTGACAGGATTGTCGATGCAGTAGCAGCCTTTAGTAAGTACGGAGGACCGACTATAGTCGTTGATATGGGAACTGCCATTACCTTTGATGTAATTACAGAAGATAGGAAGTATCTGGGAGGATCCATCGCACCTGGTATTAGAATTGCCCAAGATGGACTCTTCGGCTCTACTGCAAAACTTCCTAAGATCGAGCTAATGGAGCCAGAATCTGCTATTGGTAAAAATACTTCTGAATCCATCAATGCAGGTATAATATTCGGCTATATAGGAATGATCGATAATATTATTTCAATCTTAGAAGAAGAAATGGCAGATAAGTACGATATAGACGAAAGCGATATAACTGTTGTTGCAACAGGAGGTTTCTCCGAGCTAATCTCAGCATCTAGTAAATTTATAGAAATTATTGAACCTGACTTAATGCTTGAAGGATTGAGACTAATCTATGAGCGAAACAAAAATCTTTAA
- the dusB gene encoding tRNA dihydrouridine synthase DusB, with amino-acid sequence MSETKIFNEIMLAPMAGITDSAFRQICEENGCDKTFTEMVSVNALDFNNRATEEIMYTAYSEKNCNIQIFGKDCDIIERVIKDKINPREDFEEISFNMGCPAPKIFNNGQGSALMRDVKKVYEIGKCLKESTDKIVNVKIRMGIDDDSVNYIEVGKALEDSGIDYVILHGRTRKQQYSGKANWQAIRKLKETLSIPVIANGDVFSVKDYKDILDETGADGVMIARGAMGNPFIFRQIKDYIQGKETSPISYEDILATIKRQYELSLKYKKEKLVINQMRKHVGWYIKGLPQAASYRDRVNKLKTSEEIFDLLEEYRKFLEDNYDRK; translated from the coding sequence ATGAGCGAAACAAAAATCTTTAATGAAATAATGCTTGCCCCCATGGCGGGAATTACCGATTCAGCCTTTAGGCAAATCTGCGAAGAAAATGGCTGCGATAAGACCTTTACGGAGATGGTATCTGTAAACGCTCTTGATTTTAATAATAGGGCGACAGAAGAGATAATGTATACAGCATATAGTGAGAAAAACTGCAATATTCAGATTTTCGGAAAAGACTGTGATATTATCGAAAGAGTCATCAAGGATAAGATAAATCCTAGGGAAGACTTTGAGGAAATAAGCTTTAATATGGGCTGTCCTGCTCCTAAGATATTTAATAACGGACAAGGATCAGCTTTAATGAGAGATGTGAAGAAAGTCTATGAGATAGGCAAATGCCTTAAAGAATCCACAGACAAGATTGTCAATGTTAAAATCAGAATGGGCATTGATGATGATTCCGTAAACTATATAGAAGTCGGTAAGGCCTTGGAAGATAGCGGAATAGATTACGTCATCCTTCATGGTAGAACACGCAAGCAGCAATATTCTGGCAAGGCTAATTGGCAAGCTATCAGAAAGCTAAAAGAAACTTTATCGATTCCTGTTATAGCCAACGGTGATGTCTTTAGTGTTAAGGATTATAAAGATATACTCGATGAGACCGGGGCTGACGGGGTAATGATAGCAAGAGGGGCTATGGGTAATCCCTTTATTTTTAGGCAAATTAAAGATTATATCCAAGGAAAAGAAACTAGTCCCATAAGTTATGAAGACATACTTGCTACAATTAAAAGACAATACGAACTATCTCTTAAGTACAAGAAGGAAAAGCTTGTAATAAATCAAATGAGAAAGCATGTCGGTTGGTACATCAAGGGCCTCCCACAAGCTGCAAGCTATAGGGATAGGGTAAATAAATTAAAAACTAGTGAAGAAATATTTGATTTACTAGAAGAATATAGGAAATTTTTAGAGGATAATTATGACAGAAAATAA
- the greA gene encoding transcription elongation factor GreA produces MTENKEVILSKEYLEKLEDELEYLKTKKRPEIAEKIKVARSFGDLSENADYDEAKNEQGEVESRIAKVEDMIRNAKTIEVIENSDEVGVGNTVTVYDEEFDEDLEYKIVGTAESNPLEGFISNESPVGAALIGKKVDERVEVSTPNGKMYFVIKNIK; encoded by the coding sequence ATGACAGAAAATAAAGAAGTAATATTAAGTAAAGAATATTTAGAAAAACTTGAAGATGAACTAGAGTATCTTAAGACCAAAAAGCGTCCAGAAATTGCTGAAAAAATCAAAGTGGCAAGAAGCTTCGGTGACCTTTCAGAAAATGCTGACTACGATGAAGCTAAAAACGAGCAAGGTGAAGTAGAATCAAGGATTGCCAAGGTTGAAGATATGATTAGAAATGCCAAGACAATCGAAGTTATCGAAAACTCCGATGAAGTTGGTGTAGGCAATACTGTAACAGTTTATGATGAAGAGTTCGACGAAGATTTGGAATACAAGATTGTGGGAACTGCTGAATCAAACCCACTTGAAGGATTTATTTCTAATGAATCTCCAGTTGGTGCTGCCCTTATCGGAAAAAAGGTAGACGAAAGAGTAGAAGTAAGCACACCAAATGGAAAGATGTATTTTGTAATCAAAAATATTAAGTAA
- the lysS gene encoding lysine--tRNA ligase — MADNKDLNEMLQIKRDKLEDLKKEGRDPHKVVNFKGRIASSLIKDNFEKYDGEKVRIAGRIMAKRGHGNMSFMDIQDEEGQIQIVNRKNVIGDEFKQVKKYDIGDIVGIEGKVFKTNQGEISIETETPLLMTKSLQMLPEKWHGLKDPDLRYRQRYLDLIVNPEVKSVFVQRSQIISEIRRFLDGQGFLEVETPILNTIAGGATARPFTTHHNSLNIGMYLRIASELYLKRLIVGGFDRVYEIGRMFRNEGMDATHNPEFTTMELYQAYGDFEDMMEITENMVEHVANKVKGTTVVEFDGNEIELKAPWKRISMIDAVKEHSGVDFNEIKTDEEAIAIAKEKGVEVKETRGEIIAEFFDEFVEDKLIQPTFIVDYPVEISPLAKRKNDDPSLTYRFEAFINGAEIANAFSELNDALDQKQRFLDQVAKREAGDDEAQMMDYDFVNALEIGMPPTGGLGIGIDRLIMILTGQHSIRDVLLFPTMKPIGLEKEENDKQKIDSIDQEDVEIDFSKVQIEDIYEDVDFDTFSKSDFRAVKVKDCVEVPKSKKLLQFTLDDGTGEDRTILSGIKAYYNPEDLIGRTLLAIVNLPARKMMGVESQGMLLSAIHKEEGEEKLNLIILSNRIPAGAKLY, encoded by the coding sequence ATGGCTGATAACAAAGATTTAAATGAAATGCTACAAATTAAAAGAGACAAGCTGGAAGACCTTAAGAAAGAAGGAAGAGACCCTCACAAGGTCGTAAACTTTAAGGGTAGAATTGCTTCAAGCCTTATCAAAGATAACTTCGAAAAATATGATGGCGAAAAAGTAAGAATTGCCGGAAGAATTATGGCCAAACGTGGACATGGAAACATGAGTTTCATGGACATCCAAGACGAAGAAGGTCAAATCCAAATAGTAAACCGTAAAAATGTTATTGGCGATGAGTTCAAACAAGTTAAAAAATACGATATAGGCGATATCGTAGGTATAGAAGGAAAAGTATTTAAGACAAATCAAGGAGAAATCTCAATTGAGACTGAAACTCCACTACTAATGACCAAATCTCTTCAAATGCTTCCTGAAAAATGGCATGGACTAAAGGACCCTGACCTAAGATATAGACAAAGATACTTAGACCTTATAGTAAATCCAGAAGTAAAAAGCGTATTCGTTCAAAGAAGTCAAATCATATCAGAAATCAGGAGATTCCTAGACGGTCAAGGCTTCCTAGAAGTTGAAACTCCAATCCTAAACACAATAGCAGGAGGAGCTACAGCTCGTCCATTTACAACTCATCATAATTCTCTAAACATAGGTATGTACCTAAGAATTGCATCAGAGCTATATCTTAAGAGATTAATCGTAGGTGGATTTGACAGAGTTTATGAAATCGGAAGAATGTTCAGAAATGAAGGAATGGATGCAACTCACAACCCTGAATTTACAACAATGGAACTCTACCAAGCCTATGGAGATTTCGAAGACATGATGGAAATCACAGAAAATATGGTAGAACATGTTGCAAACAAAGTAAAGGGAACAACAGTTGTAGAATTTGATGGCAACGAGATTGAACTAAAGGCTCCTTGGAAGAGAATCTCAATGATAGATGCAGTTAAAGAGCACTCTGGTGTAGACTTTAATGAAATCAAAACTGATGAAGAAGCAATCGCTATTGCTAAAGAAAAGGGAGTAGAAGTAAAGGAAACAAGAGGCGAGATTATAGCAGAATTCTTTGATGAATTTGTTGAAGATAAACTTATCCAACCAACATTTATCGTTGACTATCCAGTAGAAATTTCACCACTTGCAAAAAGAAAGAACGATGATCCTTCCCTAACATATAGATTCGAAGCCTTCATCAACGGTGCAGAAATAGCTAACGCCTTCTCAGAGCTAAACGATGCCCTAGATCAAAAACAAAGATTCCTTGATCAAGTTGCTAAAAGAGAAGCAGGCGATGACGAAGCACAAATGATGGACTACGACTTCGTAAATGCCCTAGAAATAGGAATGCCTCCAACAGGCGGACTTGGTATAGGAATCGATAGACTAATCATGATCCTAACAGGCCAACACTCTATAAGAGACGTATTACTCTTCCCAACAATGAAGCCAATAGGCCTTGAAAAGGAAGAAAATGATAAACAAAAGATCGATTCAATTGACCAAGAAGATGTAGAAATTGACTTTTCTAAAGTACAAATCGAAGATATCTATGAAGATGTAGACTTTGATACCTTTAGCAAGTCAGACTTCAGAGCTGTTAAGGTTAAAGATTGTGTAGAAGTACCAAAGAGCAAGAAGCTTTTACAATTTACTCTAGATGATGGAACTGGTGAGGATAGAACAATCCTATCAGGAATAAAGGCCTACTATAACCCAGAGGACCTAATAGGAAGAACCCTACTTGCTATAGTAAACCTACCTGCAAGAAAGATGATGGGAGTAGAAAGCCAAGGAATGCTACTATCAGCAATCCACAAAGAAGAAGGCGAAGAAAAACTAAACCTAATCATACTATCAAATAGAATACCTGCTGGAGCAAAATTATACTAA
- a CDS encoding transposase, with the protein MDYFSIITVDNFGVDLYRNYVNAEIVINGFHIVKLFTNSFNHTRIDTMKDFSTCNLKYKTLNKYWKHFLKLYKLLDPIHFFKRIHFPGKFVSNEDIVDISLDVDNTLKDTYDCYQCLREDIEKRNFELFTFHLSYFKDKVSDRMKTSIDTCYYYLDFIKNSFIYDYSNGPIEGVNNFIKVLKRIAFGYRNFTNFRTRIFIT; encoded by the coding sequence GTGGACTACTTTTCGATAATAACTGTGGACAATTTTGGGGTTGACCTTTACAGGAACTATGTTAATGCAGAAATTGTCATTAATGGGTTTCATATTGTAAAGCTTTTTACAAACTCTTTTAACCATACGAGGATTGATACAATGAAGGATTTTTCCACTTGCAATCTTAAATACAAAACACTTAATAAATATTGGAAACATTTTTTAAAGCTATACAAACTTCTTGATCCTATTCATTTTTTTAAGCGTATTCATTTCCCTGGTAAGTTTGTTTCTAATGAAGATATTGTTGATATTAGTCTTGATGTTGATAACACTTTAAAAGATACATACGACTGTTACCAATGCCTGAGGGAAGATATTGAGAAAAGGAACTTTGAATTGTTTACATTTCATTTGAGTTATTTTAAAGATAAAGTTAGCGATAGAATGAAAACATCAATAGATACTTGTTATTATTACCTAGATTTTATCAAGAACTCATTTATTTATGATTATTCTAATGGACCAATTGAGGGTGTTAACAATTTTATTAAGGTATTAAAGAGGATAGCTTTTGGCTACAGGAATTTTACTAATTTTAGAACAAGAATATTTATCACTTGA